A genomic segment from Agrobacterium vitis encodes:
- a CDS encoding NUDIX domain-containing protein, which yields MLPGLDFPGVGVGLAILRDGKLLLYKRMRPPEAGFWNIVGGKVDVLEPAEQAAKREAEEETGLAIGSVEFVSVSEQIIAADRQHWISLLYKTSDISGEASLTEPDKLSDFGWFALDDLPQPLSAFTKVILPFLR from the coding sequence ATGCTGCCCGGATTAGATTTTCCGGGTGTCGGCGTCGGACTTGCCATCCTAAGAGATGGCAAGCTTCTGCTCTATAAGCGAATGCGTCCACCCGAAGCCGGTTTCTGGAACATTGTTGGCGGCAAGGTCGATGTGCTCGAGCCTGCTGAACAAGCGGCCAAACGTGAAGCCGAGGAAGAGACCGGGTTGGCTATCGGCTCCGTAGAATTTGTCAGCGTGAGCGAACAAATTATCGCAGCTGATCGTCAGCACTGGATCTCTCTTCTCTATAAGACCAGCGACATTTCCGGCGAAGCGAGCTTGACCGAACCCGATAAGCTTTCGGACTTCGGTTGGTTCGCCCTCGATGACTTGCCTCAGCCTTTATCGGCCTTCACCAAGGTCATTCTTCCTTTTCTTCGCTGA
- a CDS encoding TfoX/Sxy family protein, with the protein MDNADIEEMFQSLGPVSIRRMFGGKGIYHHGVIFALYLFDEIMLKADIQTAPEFAAAGARQWVYQRPGKKPVAMPYWSVPEDAFDDPDEMARWARLAYEAAVRAQKPETPKKSAKKRKNDLGEGR; encoded by the coding sequence ATGGACAATGCCGACATTGAAGAGATGTTTCAATCACTGGGTCCGGTTAGTATCCGGCGGATGTTTGGTGGCAAGGGTATCTATCACCACGGCGTAATTTTCGCGCTGTATCTCTTCGACGAGATCATGCTGAAAGCAGACATACAGACGGCACCAGAGTTTGCCGCCGCCGGTGCCCGGCAATGGGTCTATCAGCGACCGGGCAAGAAGCCAGTCGCCATGCCCTATTGGTCTGTGCCGGAAGACGCGTTCGACGATCCCGACGAAATGGCGCGCTGGGCGCGGCTTGCCTATGAGGCCGCAGTTCGCGCTCAAAAGCCTGAAACACCGAAAAAGTCAGCGAAGAAAAGGAAGAATGACCTTGGTGAAGGCCGATAA
- a CDS encoding flavin reductase family protein yields the protein MSRYAGHVQIVTTEFQGVARGTTITAACSVSDQPPMVLACINNQNESNKPFFESDCFALNTLAAHHQDLAGAFAGFGKLSSEERFALGTWEQMVTGAPLLTGAIAAYDCRVVDRKITATHTVLFGEVVGLKLGEKAATLLYLQRGFHTVE from the coding sequence ATGAGCCGCTACGCAGGCCATGTGCAGATCGTCACCACCGAATTTCAAGGCGTTGCCAGAGGCACGACCATCACTGCCGCCTGCTCGGTTTCCGATCAGCCGCCGATGGTGCTGGCCTGCATCAACAATCAGAATGAAAGCAACAAGCCGTTCTTCGAAAGCGACTGTTTTGCCCTGAACACGCTCGCCGCTCATCATCAGGACCTGGCTGGAGCTTTCGCCGGTTTCGGCAAGCTGTCGAGCGAAGAGCGCTTCGCGCTTGGTACCTGGGAGCAGATGGTTACCGGTGCACCGCTGCTAACCGGCGCCATCGCCGCCTATGATTGCCGGGTCGTCGACAGGAAAATCACCGCCACGCACACAGTTCTGTTTGGCGAAGTGGTGGGGCTTAAGCTTGGTGAAAAGGCTGCAACGCTTCTTTACCTGCAAAGAGGTTTCCACACCGTCGAATAG
- a CDS encoding branched-chain amino acid ABC transporter substrate-binding protein, with product MIRIEMILRVFSLLFGMGYAFVAPGAFALTIGLVAPQGGPYAVLGQQIRAGAEAAVKQSGDTLTLIDEPCATGTGPEIADKLVAAKVDAAIGFLCSESLDGLLAKLGPAGIPAVTLSVRWPTVMEDALKNQWPLFRLAPSTKAESEKLVDVIVSQWAGTAFALLDDGTIRSRELVEAIRVSLEQRGMKPVFTDTYRPTQEQQIALVRRLKKTGATDVFIGGDRSDVSIIARDAKAENIPLTLMGGEAMRAVDRPVPLQDGVLAVITPDYARMPSAQKAVDALRTQGSAADGYALPAFASIQFLHAAAALNEPSLAEAISKTKAETVIGSLSFTDGHELSDNPFQLQEWRDGSFQPPRPLSE from the coding sequence ATGATCCGGATTGAAATGATATTACGCGTTTTTTCACTGCTTTTCGGCATGGGCTATGCATTCGTAGCGCCGGGTGCGTTTGCGCTTACCATCGGCCTGGTTGCCCCTCAGGGCGGGCCTTATGCTGTTCTTGGTCAGCAGATTCGAGCGGGGGCAGAAGCTGCGGTAAAGCAAAGCGGCGATACGCTGACGCTGATTGACGAGCCATGCGCCACGGGAACCGGCCCGGAGATTGCCGACAAGCTTGTGGCGGCAAAGGTCGATGCGGCGATCGGATTTCTGTGCAGTGAAAGCCTGGATGGTTTGCTGGCCAAGCTTGGCCCGGCCGGTATTCCGGCTGTGACGCTTTCGGTGCGCTGGCCCACCGTTATGGAAGATGCCTTGAAGAACCAATGGCCACTCTTTCGTCTGGCGCCCAGCACCAAAGCGGAAAGTGAAAAGCTGGTGGATGTGATCGTCAGCCAATGGGCCGGAACGGCCTTCGCGCTTCTCGATGATGGCACGATCCGCAGCCGTGAACTGGTGGAAGCCATCCGCGTGTCGCTGGAGCAGCGCGGCATGAAACCGGTTTTCACCGATACCTACCGCCCGACCCAGGAGCAACAGATTGCCCTGGTGCGGCGCTTGAAGAAGACGGGCGCGACCGATGTCTTCATCGGCGGTGACCGCAGCGATGTCTCAATCATCGCCCGCGATGCCAAGGCCGAGAATATTCCTCTGACGCTGATGGGTGGCGAGGCAATGAGGGCGGTGGACAGGCCCGTTCCGCTGCAAGATGGCGTACTGGCCGTGATAACGCCTGATTATGCCAGAATGCCGAGCGCACAGAAGGCGGTTGACGCGCTACGAACACAGGGCAGCGCTGCGGATGGCTATGCCCTGCCCGCTTTTGCCAGCATCCAGTTTCTGCATGCCGCGGCGGCATTGAACGAACCGTCGTTAGCTGAGGCCATCAGCAAGACCAAGGCTGAGACCGTCATCGGCTCGCTGTCCTTTACCGACGGCCACGAACTCAGCGACAATCCGTTTCAATTGCAGGAATGGCGTGACGGTAGTTTTCAGCCGCCGCGCCCGCTCAGCGAATAG
- a CDS encoding SDR family NAD(P)-dependent oxidoreductase — translation MGRFVIITGGSTGIGRQLVQAFAGLGDTVAFSYLGDDAPAKSLVSLMEQQGRNVLALSADVGDGDAVEQFFNQACTWAKTSPAVLVNNAGVQTWSSLLDLSEKDWNRVIRTNLTGTFLNTKAAASRMVAAGNGGAIVNIGSGCNKLAFPNLVDYTASKGGVEQFTKVAAVELGPHGIRVNCVAPGAIATERTYEEAPDYGEVWGKVTPLRRVGTPQDIAGPVLYLASEAAGFVTGQTLWVDGGLFTRPVWPYE, via the coding sequence ATGGGCAGGTTTGTGATCATCACCGGCGGCAGCACGGGCATAGGGCGCCAACTGGTCCAGGCTTTTGCCGGTCTGGGCGATACGGTGGCCTTCAGCTATCTCGGCGACGATGCACCGGCCAAAAGCCTGGTATCCCTGATGGAGCAACAGGGCCGCAACGTGCTGGCGCTTTCCGCCGATGTCGGAGACGGAGACGCCGTCGAGCAGTTCTTCAATCAGGCCTGCACCTGGGCCAAGACAAGCCCGGCGGTCCTCGTCAACAATGCCGGTGTGCAGACCTGGTCCAGCCTGCTCGATCTCTCTGAAAAAGACTGGAACCGGGTGATCCGCACCAATCTGACCGGCACATTTCTCAATACCAAGGCGGCGGCAAGCCGGATGGTGGCGGCTGGAAACGGTGGCGCCATCGTCAATATCGGCTCGGGCTGCAACAAGCTCGCCTTCCCGAACCTGGTTGATTACACCGCTTCCAAGGGCGGGGTTGAGCAATTCACCAAGGTAGCCGCCGTGGAATTGGGGCCGCATGGTATCCGGGTGAATTGCGTTGCCCCTGGTGCCATTGCCACGGAACGAACCTATGAGGAAGCGCCTGATTATGGCGAAGTCTGGGGCAAGGTCACGCCGCTGCGCCGGGTGGGGACACCGCAGGATATTGCTGGCCCCGTACTCTATCTTGCCAGTGAGGCGGCAGGCTTCGTCACCGGGCAGACGCTCTGGGTCGACGGCGGGTTGTTTACGCGGCCAGTCTGGCCTTACGAATAG
- the rpe gene encoding ribulose-phosphate 3-epimerase: MTPPLLIAPSILAANFSRLGAEVADVVEAGADWIHLDVMDGHFVPNISFGPAVIKALRPHTKAVFDCHLMIAPADPFLAAFADAGCDYITVHAEAGPHLHRSLQTIRALGKKAGVSINPATPVSTLENVIDDVDLILIMSVNPGFGGQSFIPAAADKIAQARALIGDRPIALEVDGGITVETAPIATKAGANVLVAGSAIYKGQGVDAYRETVTALRRAAEGGRS, translated from the coding sequence ATGACACCTCCGCTGCTGATCGCCCCTTCGATCCTCGCCGCCAATTTTTCCCGGCTGGGGGCTGAAGTTGCCGATGTGGTGGAGGCGGGCGCCGACTGGATTCATCTTGATGTCATGGACGGCCATTTCGTGCCGAATATCTCTTTTGGCCCGGCGGTTATCAAGGCATTGCGGCCCCATACCAAAGCGGTATTCGACTGCCACCTGATGATTGCCCCTGCCGATCCGTTCCTTGCCGCCTTTGCCGATGCAGGATGTGATTACATCACTGTCCATGCTGAAGCCGGGCCGCATCTGCATCGCTCCCTGCAAACCATTCGCGCCCTCGGCAAGAAAGCTGGCGTGTCGATCAATCCGGCCACACCGGTTTCCACGCTGGAAAACGTCATTGACGATGTCGATCTGATCCTGATCATGAGTGTCAATCCCGGTTTTGGCGGGCAAAGCTTCATTCCGGCTGCGGCGGACAAGATCGCCCAGGCGCGGGCGCTGATTGGCGACAGGCCGATTGCGCTGGAAGTGGATGGCGGCATTACCGTGGAAACGGCGCCGATTGCCACAAAGGCCGGTGCCAATGTGCTGGTGGCAGGATCTGCCATCTACAAGGGCCAGGGTGTCGATGCCTATCGCGAAACGGTGACGGCATTGCGCCGTGCCGCTGAAGGAGGCCGGTCTTGA
- a CDS encoding DUF2259 domain-containing protein — MKLNWLSAAMVAVGSLATALPAAAGDIAAVRPIGFSADGSVFAFEEYGVQSGVNTPYSNIFAIDLNNNTFLPDTPVRLRGDDDKASMAAIRKQSMDQVAKTVQDRGLLDHPGEVVAFNPLSEIGTDPHVLSYRVHASQPTVGEPNTLTLEELDEGAPAACKDQVQTIKGFRLKMTQINGAKQDKVVYEDGHVPASRRCPTGYRLGGVVTYQVPGGNVVQIALVLVMNPSSEGSDGRWLAVPIKP, encoded by the coding sequence TTGAAACTCAATTGGCTTTCCGCAGCAATGGTTGCCGTGGGCAGCCTTGCCACTGCCCTGCCCGCTGCAGCAGGCGATATAGCCGCCGTTCGCCCCATCGGTTTTTCTGCCGACGGGTCTGTCTTTGCCTTCGAGGAATATGGCGTGCAGAGCGGCGTCAACACGCCCTACTCGAATATTTTTGCCATCGATCTCAACAACAATACTTTCCTGCCGGATACGCCGGTGCGCCTGCGCGGCGATGACGACAAGGCCAGCATGGCCGCGATCCGCAAGCAGAGCATGGATCAGGTGGCAAAAACCGTTCAGGACCGAGGCTTGCTGGACCATCCGGGCGAAGTGGTGGCCTTCAATCCCTTGAGCGAGATTGGCACCGATCCGCATGTTCTCAGCTACCGTGTTCACGCCTCCCAGCCAACGGTGGGTGAGCCAAATACACTGACGCTGGAAGAGCTGGACGAAGGCGCGCCTGCCGCCTGCAAGGACCAGGTACAGACCATCAAGGGCTTTCGCCTGAAGATGACGCAAATCAACGGTGCCAAGCAGGACAAGGTGGTCTATGAGGACGGCCATGTGCCCGCCAGCCGCCGCTGTCCGACCGGCTACAGGCTGGGTGGCGTCGTCACCTATCAGGTTCCCGGTGGCAATGTGGTGCAGATCGCCCTTGTGCTGGTCATGAACCCCTCTTCCGAAGGCTCCGACGGGCGCTGGCTCGCCGTGCCTATCAAGCCCTGA
- the purB gene encoding adenylosuccinate lyase — translation MIPRYSRPEMVAIWSPETKFRIWFEIEAHACDALAELGVIPKDAAKTIWEKGGAAEFNVARIDEIEAVTKHDVIAFLTHLAEFIGPDSRFVHQGMTSSDVLDTTFNIQLVRAADLLLADMDRVLAALKARAFEHKDSVRIGRSHGIHAEPTTMGLTFARFYAEMERNRARLVNARAEIATGAISGAVGTFANIDPSVEEHVCEKLGLVPEPVSTQVIPRDRHAMFFATLGVIASSIENVAIEIRHMQRTEVLEAEEFFSPGQKGSSAMPHKRNPVLTENLTGLARLVRMSVVPAMENVALWHERDISHSSVERAIGPDTTITLDFALNRLAGVVEKLVIYPENMLKNMNKFRGLVMSQRVLLALTQAGVSREDSYRLVQRNAMKVWEQGKDFLEELLGDAEVRAALSEEQIREKFDLGYHTKHVDTIFKRVFG, via the coding sequence ATGATCCCGCGTTATTCCCGGCCAGAAATGGTCGCCATCTGGTCGCCCGAAACCAAATTCCGCATCTGGTTCGAGATCGAGGCCCATGCTTGCGACGCGCTGGCCGAGCTGGGTGTTATCCCGAAGGACGCCGCCAAAACCATCTGGGAAAAGGGCGGCGCTGCCGAGTTCAACGTGGCCCGCATCGACGAGATCGAAGCCGTCACCAAGCATGACGTGATTGCCTTCCTCACCCATCTGGCCGAATTCATCGGCCCCGACAGCCGGTTCGTGCATCAGGGCATGACCTCCTCGGATGTGCTGGACACCACCTTCAACATTCAGCTGGTCCGCGCCGCTGATCTGTTGCTGGCTGATATGGACCGGGTGCTGGCAGCCCTGAAAGCCCGCGCCTTTGAGCACAAGGATTCGGTACGCATTGGCCGCAGCCACGGCATCCACGCTGAACCCACCACTATGGGCCTGACCTTTGCTCGCTTCTATGCCGAAATGGAGCGCAACCGCGCCCGCCTCGTCAACGCCCGCGCTGAAATTGCCACGGGCGCCATCTCCGGCGCTGTCGGCACCTTCGCCAATATCGACCCCAGCGTCGAGGAACATGTCTGCGAAAAGCTCGGCCTCGTACCGGAGCCGGTCTCGACGCAGGTCATCCCGCGCGACCGTCATGCGATGTTCTTCGCCACTTTGGGCGTGATTGCCTCATCAATTGAAAACGTCGCCATCGAAATCCGCCACATGCAGCGCACCGAGGTGCTGGAAGCCGAAGAGTTCTTCTCTCCGGGCCAGAAAGGCTCATCGGCGATGCCGCACAAGCGCAACCCGGTGCTGACTGAAAACCTCACCGGCCTCGCCCGCCTCGTGCGCATGTCGGTTGTCCCCGCCATGGAAAACGTGGCGCTGTGGCACGAACGCGACATCAGCCATTCCAGCGTTGAGCGCGCCATCGGCCCCGACACCACGATCACGCTCGATTTCGCCCTGAACCGTTTGGCAGGCGTTGTCGAAAAGCTGGTGATTTACCCGGAAAACATGTTGAAAAACATGAACAAATTCCGCGGCCTCGTGATGAGCCAGCGCGTGTTGCTGGCGCTCACCCAAGCCGGCGTCTCCCGCGAAGACAGCTACCGCCTCGTACAGCGTAACGCCATGAAGGTCTGGGAACAGGGCAAGGACTTCCTGGAAGAACTGCTTGGAGATGCCGAGGTGCGGGCAGCGCTAAGCGAAGAGCAAATCCGTGAGAAGTTTGACCTTGGTTATCACACCAAGCATGTCGATACGATTTTCAAGCGGGTTTTTGGGTGA
- a CDS encoding DUF4105 domain-containing protein translates to MKYLLRIVSVILLVILALIALIATVWITLALWYRIPGPDFVRGAASSLWLIFILAILSLGRKSPLASVGLFLLSFVVVGIWWHSIKPSLDRDWATDVSRTVTGSVENNIVTLQNVRNFNWTSDTVADAKWETRQYDLNKLNEADMVLSYWGMDAIAHTLISFGFEDGQRVVFSVETRREKTESYSSIAGFFKTYELAFLAADERDILYLRTNMRKEDTYLYPLDIPKQAMRALFLNYVNSADQLAKQPKFYDTITTNCTTVVFDLARQIEPGIPTDYRVLLSGYLPGYLAEHGASVWKLPEPELRARAAISAKAQAAGNSPADYSNVIRQ, encoded by the coding sequence ATGAAATATCTATTGCGCATAGTGAGCGTTATTCTTCTCGTAATACTGGCTTTGATTGCTCTGATCGCCACGGTTTGGATCACCTTGGCTCTGTGGTATCGTATTCCGGGCCCCGATTTCGTTCGGGGCGCAGCCTCCAGCTTGTGGCTGATTTTTATCCTCGCCATCCTTTCCTTGGGTCGAAAATCGCCTCTTGCGTCAGTCGGGCTGTTTCTATTGAGCTTTGTCGTCGTCGGCATCTGGTGGCATTCGATCAAGCCGAGCCTTGATCGGGACTGGGCAACGGATGTGTCGAGGACTGTTACCGGGAGCGTTGAAAACAACATTGTGACGCTCCAGAATGTGCGCAACTTCAACTGGACAAGCGACACGGTTGCCGATGCCAAGTGGGAGACGCGGCAATATGATCTCAACAAGCTGAATGAAGCCGATATGGTCCTGTCCTATTGGGGCATGGATGCCATTGCCCATACGCTGATCAGTTTTGGATTTGAGGATGGTCAGCGCGTGGTGTTCTCGGTGGAAACGCGGCGAGAGAAGACCGAATCCTATTCATCGATTGCAGGCTTTTTTAAAACCTATGAGCTGGCTTTTCTCGCTGCCGATGAGCGGGATATTCTCTATCTTCGCACCAATATGCGCAAAGAAGACACCTATCTTTACCCGCTGGATATTCCCAAACAGGCGATGCGCGCCTTGTTTTTAAATTACGTGAATTCGGCAGATCAGCTTGCCAAACAGCCCAAATTCTACGACACAATCACCACCAATTGCACCACAGTGGTGTTTGATCTTGCCCGCCAGATTGAGCCAGGCATTCCAACGGATTACCGCGTTTTGCTGTCGGGCTACCTGCCCGGCTATCTGGCAGAGCATGGAGCATCAGTCTGGAAGCTGCCGGAGCCGGAATTGCGCGCCCGCGCCGCCATCAGCGCCAAAGCGCAGGCTGCGGGGAATTCACCGGCCGATTATTCCAACGTAATTAGGCAGTAA
- a CDS encoding HD domain-containing protein, protein MQQTKFDVLRQQLAFLIELDKLKSIVRQSPLINKSRRENSAEHSWHLALFALTLSEHAEGVDPLHVVKLLLLHDVVEIDAGDAPIHNQQVDRAALAEQELSAAKRIFGLLPDVQGQEMLALWLEFEEGKTPNARFAKALDRLQPLLLNTLTDGGTWAENGVSEQQVMERYGPAIEGGSPILWEQAKELVLAHFDCKARE, encoded by the coding sequence ATGCAGCAAACAAAATTTGATGTCCTTCGCCAACAGCTTGCTTTCTTGATTGAGCTGGACAAACTCAAATCCATTGTGCGCCAATCACCGCTTATCAACAAATCCCGGCGTGAAAATTCCGCTGAACATTCATGGCACTTGGCCTTATTTGCCCTAACGCTTTCCGAGCACGCCGAGGGCGTTGATCCTCTGCATGTGGTAAAACTGCTGTTACTGCATGATGTGGTTGAAATCGACGCAGGCGATGCCCCCATACACAATCAGCAGGTAGACCGTGCAGCCTTGGCCGAGCAAGAACTCTCCGCCGCCAAGCGTATCTTTGGGCTTTTACCCGATGTTCAGGGGCAGGAGATGCTTGCCCTCTGGCTGGAGTTTGAAGAAGGCAAAACGCCCAATGCGCGTTTTGCCAAAGCGCTGGACCGCCTTCAGCCGTTGCTTCTGAATACGCTGACCGATGGCGGGACGTGGGCCGAAAACGGCGTTTCGGAACAGCAGGTCATGGAGCGCTATGGCCCCGCCATTGAAGGTGGATCACCAATTCTCTGGGAACAGGCAAAGGAGCTGGTGCTCGCGCATTTTGATTGCAAAGCACGCGAATGA
- the ilvD gene encoding dihydroxy-acid dehydratase: MPAYRSRTTTHGRNMAGARGLWRATGMKDGDFGKPIIAVVNSFTQFVPGHVHLKDLGQLVAREIEAAGGVAKEFNTIAVDDGIAMGHDGMLYSLPSREIIADSVEYMVNAHCADAMVCISNCDKITPGMLMASLRLNIPTVFVSGGPMEAGKVVMHGKKVALDLVDAMVAAADDKISDEDVATIERSACPTCGSCSGMFTANSMNCLTEALGLSLPGNGSTLATHSDRKRLFVEAGHLIVDITRRYYEQDDENVLPRNIASKQAFENAMALDIAMGGSTNTVLHILAAAYEGEIDFNLDDIDQLSRRVPCLSKVAPAKQDVHMEDVHRAGGIMRILGELDRGGLINRDCPTVHAPTLGDAIDRWDITRTTSESVREFFRAAPGGVPTQVAFSQSSRWDELDMDRENGVIRSVEKPFSKDGGLAVLKGNIALDGCIVKTAGVDESILKFTGPAKVYESQDSAVKAILSNEVVAGDVVVIRYEGPKGGPGMQEMLYPTSYLKSKGLGKTCALITDGRFSGGTSGLSIGHVSPEAANGGTIGLVRNGDTIAIDIPNRTIELMLSEGELAARRVSQDAAGWKSAEHRKRKVTTALKAYAAFATSADLGAVRKLPE, from the coding sequence ATGCCAGCCTATCGCTCAAGAACCACGACCCATGGCCGCAACATGGCAGGCGCACGCGGCCTTTGGCGCGCCACCGGCATGAAGGATGGCGATTTCGGCAAGCCGATCATTGCCGTCGTCAACTCCTTCACGCAATTCGTGCCTGGCCATGTGCATCTCAAGGATCTCGGCCAACTGGTCGCCCGCGAAATCGAAGCGGCTGGCGGCGTTGCCAAGGAATTCAACACCATCGCTGTCGATGACGGCATCGCCATGGGCCATGATGGCATGCTCTATTCGCTGCCATCACGCGAAATCATCGCCGATAGCGTTGAATATATGGTCAATGCCCATTGCGCCGATGCCATGGTCTGCATTTCCAACTGTGACAAGATCACCCCCGGCATGCTGATGGCCTCGTTGCGCCTCAACATCCCGACCGTGTTCGTTTCCGGTGGACCGATGGAAGCGGGCAAAGTCGTTATGCATGGCAAGAAGGTGGCGCTTGATCTGGTGGATGCCATGGTTGCCGCTGCGGACGACAAGATTTCCGATGAGGACGTCGCCACCATCGAGCGCTCGGCCTGTCCGACATGCGGGTCCTGCTCTGGCATGTTCACCGCCAATTCCATGAACTGTCTGACCGAAGCACTCGGCCTGTCCTTGCCCGGCAATGGTTCGACGCTTGCGACGCATTCGGACCGCAAGCGGTTGTTTGTCGAGGCGGGTCATCTGATCGTTGACATTACCCGCCGCTACTATGAGCAGGACGATGAAAACGTGCTGCCGCGTAACATCGCCTCCAAGCAGGCGTTTGAAAACGCCATGGCGCTGGACATTGCCATGGGTGGCTCCACCAACACTGTGTTGCATATTCTGGCTGCCGCCTATGAGGGTGAGATTGATTTCAATCTTGACGACATTGACCAGCTGTCGCGCCGCGTGCCGTGCCTGTCCAAGGTGGCCCCGGCCAAGCAGGACGTGCATATGGAAGACGTACACCGCGCTGGCGGCATCATGCGCATTCTTGGCGAGCTGGATCGCGGTGGCTTGATCAACCGCGATTGCCCGACCGTGCACGCGCCAACACTGGGCGATGCCATCGACCGCTGGGACATTACCCGCACCACTTCCGAGAGTGTGCGCGAGTTCTTCCGCGCGGCTCCCGGCGGTGTACCGACGCAGGTGGCGTTTTCGCAGTCGTCTCGCTGGGATGAGCTGGACATGGACCGCGAAAATGGCGTGATTCGCTCGGTTGAAAAGCCATTCTCCAAGGATGGCGGCCTGGCCGTGTTGAAGGGCAATATCGCCTTGGATGGCTGCATCGTCAAAACTGCTGGTGTCGATGAAAGCATCCTGAAATTCACCGGTCCGGCCAAGGTCTATGAAAGCCAGGATTCGGCGGTAAAAGCCATTCTCAGCAATGAGGTCGTGGCAGGCGATGTCGTGGTCATCCGCTATGAAGGACCGAAGGGCGGCCCGGGCATGCAGGAAATGCTGTACCCGACCAGCTACCTGAAATCCAAGGGCCTCGGAAAGACCTGCGCCTTGATCACCGACGGACGTTTCTCCGGCGGCACATCGGGCCTGTCCATCGGCCACGTCTCGCCAGAAGCCGCCAATGGCGGCACCATCGGCCTGGTGCGCAACGGCGACACGATCGCCATCGACATCCCGAACCGCACGATTGAGCTGATGCTGTCCGAAGGCGAGCTCGCCGCCCGCCGTGTCTCACAGGACGCCGCTGGCTGGAAGTCAGCGGAGCACCGCAAGCGCAAGGTGACAACAGCCCTGAAGGCCTATGCTGCGTTTGCGACGTCTGCGGACTTGGGTGCTGTGCGGAAATTGCCTGAGTAA
- the msrP gene encoding protein-methionine-sulfoxide reductase catalytic subunit MsrP, with product MAAFRPPHIPASEITPQSIYLSRRSLIGGAAGTLALAAAGDVLAAPLTAKPSDYKVDDKLTPKKDVTTYNNFYEFGTDKSDPAANSGKFKPTPWTVEVGGLVSKPQKIAIEDIMKSFTMEERIYRMRCVEAWSMVIPWDGFPLSALLDRVEPLASAKYVAFETVVRPEEMPGQSGFFQSINWPYVDGLRLDEARHPLTILATGLYGETLPNQNGAPLRLVVPWKYGFKGIKSIVKITLTEKQPPCTWNILAANEYGFYANVNPKVDHPRWSQATERRIGEGGGLFGGSRKDTLPFNGYGEQVASLYAGMDLTKNF from the coding sequence ATGGCCGCGTTTCGCCCACCGCATATTCCGGCATCCGAGATTACACCGCAGAGCATCTACCTGTCACGCCGCAGCCTGATCGGTGGTGCGGCGGGAACCTTGGCGCTGGCGGCGGCTGGTGATGTGCTGGCCGCGCCCCTTACCGCCAAGCCGTCTGATTACAAGGTGGATGACAAGCTGACGCCGAAAAAAGACGTCACCACCTATAATAATTTCTACGAATTCGGCACGGATAAGTCCGATCCCGCCGCCAATTCCGGTAAATTCAAGCCAACCCCCTGGACGGTGGAGGTTGGCGGCCTGGTTTCCAAGCCGCAGAAGATCGCCATTGAGGACATCATGAAGTCCTTCACCATGGAAGAGCGGATCTACCGGATGCGCTGCGTCGAGGCTTGGTCCATGGTCATTCCCTGGGATGGGTTTCCGCTGTCGGCTTTGCTTGACCGGGTTGAGCCACTGGCCAGCGCCAAGTATGTCGCCTTTGAAACCGTGGTGCGGCCGGAAGAAATGCCGGGCCAGAGCGGCTTTTTCCAATCGATCAACTGGCCCTATGTCGATGGCCTGCGACTGGATGAAGCGCGTCATCCACTGACCATCCTTGCCACCGGTCTTTACGGCGAAACGCTGCCAAACCAGAATGGCGCGCCTTTGCGGCTGGTCGTGCCGTGGAAATACGGCTTCAAGGGTATCAAATCCATCGTCAAGATCACGCTCACAGAAAAGCAGCCGCCCTGCACCTGGAACATTTTGGCCGCCAATGAATATGGCTTCTATGCCAATGTGAACCCCAAGGTCGATCACCCCCGCTGGAGCCAGGCGACAGAGCGGCGCATCGGTGAAGGTGGCGGCCTGTTTGGCGGCTCCCGCAAGGATACCCTGCCCTTCAACGGTTATGGTGAACAGGTTGCCAGCCTTTACGCTGGCATGGACCTGACCAAGAATTTCTGA